In the Arachis ipaensis cultivar K30076 chromosome B10, Araip1.1, whole genome shotgun sequence genome, one interval contains:
- the LOC107623744 gene encoding probable 20S rRNA accumulation protein 4: MAKVTLLGMPGPWAHNHREPADPYTTKVGGLPDWPLPNHAVDANLLHCGNCGTKLCLIAQVYAPLSIPNRSLQQRLLFLFGCLTPKCHSWRVLRLQNIHDADDNSLLAHVPDEPSAAAALSNDDDSEDEVDVQELGKALFAATTFATPSNLKTKKKKKKNKKKTPGSQNHKPPAAAPLDADTPVMPCFYIYTQEEPPSKDLNSVCSSYSSLSVKENGNDAEYHSQTEETWDKEQYEYDKALTADRTYLKFKKRLDSYPEQCFRYSFGAKPLLAAAAEIDPGSCGRCGRPRQFEMQLMPPLLYFLQETLEGEQRQMIENWEWMTLIAFTCSESCHEQIEQAKPDSKGWIVVEEIVVAQYEESLPVQLGYFS, translated from the exons ATGGCGAAAGTGACGTTGCTGGGAATGCCTGGGCCATGGGCTCACAACCATCGTGAACCTGCCGATCCTTACACCACCAAAGTTGGAGGTCTCCCT GATTGGCCCCTTCCCAACCACGCAGTAGACGCTAACTTGCTTCACTGCGGCAACTGCGGCACTAAACTGTGCCTTATTGCACAAGTCTATGCTCCCCTTTCAATTCCAAATCGCAGCCTTCAACAACGCCTTCTTTTCCTTTTCGGTTGCCTTACTCCCAAATGCCACAG CTGGCGAGTTCTTCGACTTCAGAATATTCACGATGCAGACGACAATTCTCTGCTAGCTCATGTTCCGGATGAACCATCTGCGGCTGCTGCTTTGTCGAATGATGATGACAGTGAAGACGAAGTGGATGTCCAAGAACTGGGGAAAGCACTCTTTGCAGCTACCACTTTTGCTACTCCCAGTAACCTTAaaaccaagaagaagaagaagaagaataagaagaaaacaCCCGGAAGCCAAAATCACAAGCCTCCAGCAGCTGCCCCCCTTGATGCTGATACGCCAg TGATGCCCTGCTTTTATATATACACACAGGAAGAACCGCCTTCAAAAGATCTTAATTCTGTGTGTTCTAGCTATTCATCTCTTTCTGTTAAGGAGAATGGAAATGATGCTGAGTATCATTCACAAACAGAAGAAACTTGGGACAAGGAACAATATGAATATGATAAAGCTCTGACTGCTGATAGGACATACCTCAAGTTCAAGAAACGACTGGATTCTTATCCTGAACAGTGTTTCAG ATACTCATTTGGTGCGAAGCCACTTTTAGCTGCAGCTGCTGAAATAGACCCTGGTAGTTGTGGGCGCTGTGGCAGACCAAGGCAATTTGAGATGCAGCTTATGCCTCCATTACTATATTTTCTTCAGGAAACACTTGAGGGTGAGCAAAGACAGATGATTGAAAACTGGGAATGGATGACCCTTATTGCTTTTACTTGTTCTGAG AGTTGCCATGAGCAGATCGAGCAAGCAAAGCCGGATAGCAAGGGCTGGATTGTAGTTGAGGAGATAGTTGTGGCTCAATACGAGGAATCCTTGCCCGTTCAGCTTGGATATTTCTCATGA
- the LOC107622142 gene encoding uncharacterized protein LOC107622142, with protein sequence MAPKCKMITPRNYNMLMIESRESMRNSKQLATRSSLPLYPLKMENLRVMTLFFLFFSAFLILQVNAKDDVQNQPQENPSSLSKILTDTISLLKTSQETSWEKIKTVIHDMRKQFSPSSLEGVGETETELGTGGVKGTINDAITKNLEKSKETVVESAKSAANVAKEAVHNTGEKDSDAEL encoded by the exons ATGGCCCCTAAATGCAAGATGATAACTCCACGTAACTATAACATGTTGATGATTGAAAGCAGGGAATCCATGAGAAATAGCAAGCAACTAGCTACAAGATCAAGCCTTCCTTTGTACCCTCTTAAGATGGAAAATCTCAGAGTAAtgacccttttttttcttttctttagcgCCTTTCTTATTCTTCAGGTGAATGCAAAGGATGATGTTCAAAATCAACCACAAGAAAATCCATCATCTCTTTCAAAGATACTCACTGATACAATTTCTCTGCTAAAAACATCGCAAGAAACTTCATGGGAGAAGATCAAAACCGTCATCCATGACATGCGAAAGCAGTTTTCCCCTTCGAGTTTGGA GGGTGTGGGTGAGACAGAAACTGAACTTGGCACTGGTGGTGTCAAAGGAACCATTAACGATGCAATCACCAAGAATTTGGAGAAGAGCAAAGAGACAGTTGTTGAATCTGCCAAATCTGCTGCAAATGTTGCCAAAGAAGCTGTTCACAACACTGGAGAAAAAGACTCTGATGCAGAACTTTGA